The Thermocrinis albus DSM 14484 genome segment TGCTTTAAGTAGTGTCTTTGCTTACTACGGTCGTAATATCCCACAGGAAGAGATAGCAAGAGAGGTCTATATGCCTGAGCTTAAAGGTGCCCTCATAACAGATCTGGAAAACTATGCCAGGAGACAAGGTTTCAAAACGGAACTTTTTAGGGGAGACATCCAAAAGGTGAAAAGTTACTTACGTAGAGGGATTCCCGTCATACTTTTGGTGGATTTGGGTTTTCTTTGGGTCAGCGTGCCCCATTACGTGGTGGTGATAGGCTACGATGAGAAGTGTGTATACCTACACACAGGCTATGAAGAGAAGGTGTGTTGGAGTCCTGATAAACTGAACGCATTGTGGAAGAAGATGGGAAACGTGGGACTGGTCATCTTTCCATGAAGGTTCTCTTTTTCGGAGGAAGCTTTGACCCTGTTCACGTTGGACACCTGGTGGTGGCAAGGGATGTGATGGAACTTCTTGGTTTTGATGAGGTGGTTTTTGTACCTGCCTTCCAAGCACCTTTGAAAGCACCTCACGAAGCTTCTCCCTTCCAACGATTAAGGATGTTGGAGATAGCGTTGGAAGGAAAAAGAGGTTTTTCGGTAAGCGATATAGAGATAAGGAGGGGAGGTGTGTCTTATACGGTGGACACAGCAGAGGAGATTTTCAAGAAAATGGGTGAAAGACCTTACTTTCTCTTAGGTGCTGACAGTGTCCTTCACATGCATCTTTGGAAAGAGCCAAACAGGCTTTTGAAGATGGCACGTTTCGTCATAGTGGATAGAGAAGGTAAAAAAGATGTGGTGAGAGATTACTTACGTACCCATTATCCTTCCTTCAGGGAAGGTGAAGACTTTACAGTGATAGCCCACACAAGGAGAATAGACGTGTCCTCCACCGAGATAAGAAAGAGGGTGAAGGAGGGAAAACCCATAAGCTGGCTTGTTCCCGAAGGTGTGGAGGAGTATATATACAGAAAAGGACTATACCGTTAGAGGGCCACTCGTTTCTCCTTGACGGAAGTACACTCATCAAAGACTACGTATGGACAGACTTTGGCACAGTATGTATGGTCTATCCTACGAAAGAGTTCCACTATGGACTGTCCTTTGGAGTCAAAAATGAGATCTGTATCCACGTGCTCAGTGATGTTTATCCTTTCCAGAACAGGGTATACGGTACATCTTATATTGGCCAAAGAAGGTTCCACACCCATGCCTCTTATATCTCCTGCCAGTTTTACCAACATAAGGGCACCGGGTGCATCTATGTAAGCTACATCCTCCATGTCAAGGAGTACAAATTTCAATCCACCTTCCTGTAATCTCTCTTTCACTTTCTGGAGTATAAATTCCTGGATGTAACCTGCGTTACCGAAGTATATACTGGTACCTGGTCTTATGTAAAGGATCTGGGGACACTGAGGGAGTCCGGTGCGTTCTGCGTTGACAAAGGTCCTACTCTTCGGATCTCTTGTCATAACTATGATACGGGGGTACATGGTCTTGTAAACGAAGGTTCCAAGGGACACCAGAATACCTAGCAGTACGGCCTGCCACAACTCCATAAAGAAAACAGAGGCAAAGGTTAATCCTGCCACCACACCGTCAGGCTTGTTAATCTTGTATAGCTTTAGTATCTCCTGGGGTTTTATGAGACCCACCACCGCTGATAAAACCACCGCCGAGAGGGTAGCTTTGGGAAGATAGTAAAAGAGGGGAGCAAGGAATAGGAGAGTCAATCCAACGATGCTACCTGTTATTACACCCGCCAGAGGTGATGCTGCATTTAAGCGAAAGTTGAGGGCCGATCTGGAGAAAGAACCGCTCACCGGAAAACCTCTAAAGATACCTGCCACTATGTTAGCAAGTCCTTGACCTATGAACTCTCTGTTGGCGTCCCATTTGTCACCTACCCTTTGAGCAAAGGTCTTGGCAGTGGCTATAGCTTCCACAGATCCCACCGCTACCACCACCACCGCGCCTGCCCACATATCCGCCAGGATGTCCAGGTTGGGAGGTGGTATGTAGGGAGTGGGAAGACCTGCTGGTACGTCTCCCACTATAGCTACACCCTTCTCCTTGAGGTTAAAAAAGTAAGATACCAGCGAACTTACAGCAGATGTTATGAGGGCAGCTGGTATGAGGGGATGTAGTTTACCGAGAGCCCATATAGAAAGGAAGGATAAGGTGCCTACCATTAGGGTGTAAGGATTCACATTGTGAATCTTGCTGATAATGTCCACCAGAACCTCGTATATGAGGGTACTCGTCTTTACGCTGAAACCCAGTATACTACCTATCTGGCTCAGGGATATGACGATAGCAGCAGCACTCGTTACTCCCAAGATTACACTGGAAGATATGAGTTCTACAGCACTTCCCAACTTAAACACGCCTATCAGAAGCCTTATGAGACCCGCCATGATGGCCAAGTAGGCCGCCAGGTGTATCCATTCCTGGGACTGGGGTTGAGCGTAAGCGGCGAGGACAGAGGCAGATACCATAGATGTGATGGCCACCGGGCCTGTACCCAAAAAGCGAGAACTACCGAACACAGCGGCCACTATGGTAGGTAAGAAGGAGGCGTAAAGACCGTATATGGGAGGCATACCCGCCAGAAGGGCGTAGGCCATGGACTGGGGAACCAGCACGGTGGCCACAGTGATACCTGCCACCAGATCCCTCACAAACTTATCTTTACCGTAGTTCTTAAACCACTCCAGCATGAAACTTTCACCCTATCTTCTTCCTCATTATCTTCACATTATAGCACCACTGTATAATTTTCCATGCGTGCCACCATGAGTATTCCCAACCTTGTGTCCATCACGAGACTTTTACTCTCTCCTACACTTTTGCTTTTAGATGAAAACCTCTTTGGCTTTTTCTTTGTACTTCTGGCCCTTACAGATGCTCTGGATGGGTATTGGGCAAGAAAGTATCACGCAGAGACCCAGTTGGGTAGATTACTGGATCCTTTGGCGGACAGAATCCTCACATGGGTGGGTGTCGGTGCATGCAGTTTTAAGTTTGGTCTTTTGCCTCATTGGTTCTTCTACCTACTCTTCCTCAGGGATGTAAGCGTGTTACTGGGAGGTCTTCACATAACCTTTTTGAAGGGAACTGTTCCTCAAGCGCGCCTCTTAGGAAAGGTATCTACTCTCTTTCTTTCTCTCTTGGTACCTTCTGTAACCTTCCTGAAAGGTACTGGTCCATACGTGTTGGCTCTCACCTTTCTGGCGGTGGTGGCTTCTTGGGCAGACTATTCTTTCTTCTGGATCAGACAGACAATACCCCCCTTAGACAGTAGAGAGTACCACAGAAAGATCTTACACCTCTTCGGACTATCCTTATGGCTTCTTCCGGTGCTCTTTTTCAACGAAAAGGTGACCTTATTGCTGATGGTTACAGTCCTTTTGGCCAACGGACTTATACTGCTAAGGTGGCAGGAGAAAAAACTAAGGTTCCTTTACCAACTTATCTACAGCGTGGAGAGGGACAAAAACAGAGAAAAGCCGGGAGTGCAGGCTTTTTGGGCTCATCTAGGTATACTGGTCAGCTTTGTTATGTGGGGTAAGTGCAGCGCTGTAGGTATAACACTGTTGGCGGTGGGTGATGCCTTTTCCTCCTTGGTGGGTATGTATCGCGGTAAAC includes the following:
- a CDS encoding peptidase C39 family protein; protein product: MLPVPFYQQRDQFCGPAALSSVFAYYGRNIPQEEIAREVYMPELKGALITDLENYARRQGFKTELFRGDIQKVKSYLRRGIPVILLVDLGFLWVSVPHYVVVIGYDEKCVYLHTGYEEKVCWSPDKLNALWKKMGNVGLVIFP
- the nadD gene encoding nicotinate-nucleotide adenylyltransferase; translation: MKVLFFGGSFDPVHVGHLVVARDVMELLGFDEVVFVPAFQAPLKAPHEASPFQRLRMLEIALEGKRGFSVSDIEIRRGGVSYTVDTAEEIFKKMGERPYFLLGADSVLHMHLWKEPNRLLKMARFVIVDREGKKDVVRDYLRTHYPSFREGEDFTVIAHTRRIDVSSTEIRKRVKEGKPISWLVPEGVEEYIYRKGLYR
- a CDS encoding SulP family inorganic anion transporter codes for the protein MLEWFKNYGKDKFVRDLVAGITVATVLVPQSMAYALLAGMPPIYGLYASFLPTIVAAVFGSSRFLGTGPVAITSMVSASVLAAYAQPQSQEWIHLAAYLAIMAGLIRLLIGVFKLGSAVELISSSVILGVTSAAAIVISLSQIGSILGFSVKTSTLIYEVLVDIISKIHNVNPYTLMVGTLSFLSIWALGKLHPLIPAALITSAVSSLVSYFFNLKEKGVAIVGDVPAGLPTPYIPPPNLDILADMWAGAVVVVAVGSVEAIATAKTFAQRVGDKWDANREFIGQGLANIVAGIFRGFPVSGSFSRSALNFRLNAASPLAGVITGSIVGLTLLFLAPLFYYLPKATLSAVVLSAVVGLIKPQEILKLYKINKPDGVVAGLTFASVFFMELWQAVLLGILVSLGTFVYKTMYPRIIVMTRDPKSRTFVNAERTGLPQCPQILYIRPGTSIYFGNAGYIQEFILQKVKERLQEGGLKFVLLDMEDVAYIDAPGALMLVKLAGDIRGMGVEPSLANIRCTVYPVLERINITEHVDTDLIFDSKGQSIVELFRRIDHTYCAKVCPYVVFDECTSVKEKRVAL
- a CDS encoding CDP-alcohol phosphatidyltransferase family protein, whose translation is MRATMSIPNLVSITRLLLSPTLLLLDENLFGFFFVLLALTDALDGYWARKYHAETQLGRLLDPLADRILTWVGVGACSFKFGLLPHWFFYLLFLRDVSVLLGGLHITFLKGTVPQARLLGKVSTLFLSLLVPSVTFLKGTGPYVLALTFLAVVASWADYSFFWIRQTIPPLDSREYHRKILHLFGLSLWLLPVLFFNEKVTLLLMVTVLLANGLILLRWQEKKLRFLYQLIYSVERDKNREKPGVQAFWAHLGILVSFVMWGKCSAVGITLLAVGDAFSSLVGMYRGKLIWKDKSWEGSVAFFLSSFLVLTPFVGWEKAFIFSVVGALTELLLDKPDDNFTLPLVGGLLCYML